The region CTATTTCAACTACTGTCACAATCTATTTTaaccccccgacgcaaaaagaggggtgttataagtttaaccgctatgtgtgtctgtgtgcctgtctgtggtaccgtagctcttaaactgtggaccgatttgaatgcgtttttttttatttgaaagcgagttttctagcaatggttcttagatttTCTAGTAATGGTCTTAGATGTcaacaaaatcggttcagcattttttgagatattgaactttgaagtgacaaagtcgggggtttttacaGTCGTGATTTAGAAAAAAGACAATGTCTAAAacaaacttcattatttattttgtgctaCATACAATAATACGATGATTTGATGTTAACAATATAGACTTAGATGTCGCTTTCTAATCCAATGTACCAACCTACTAGACAATGCGTTGAATTGCGCTGGTAATATTTTTCAGTCAGGGTAAAAATAGATTATCATATTGTATCAAAATTAGTAAATTTGTCATTCAACGAGCAACCATTGCACGTTAAATACTCAGGAAGTTTTTCAGCCCAACGTAAAAAAAATCGAGCGATATTACAATGACTTCGCAGTTAAGTTGAGTTGAGTTacggagttacagtgacaaattaaaacggttgttgttgtttgttagtCTAATATCTGGTGGCATgcctggtagcatggtgtacggttgtgttgctctgaagatgagctctggttgagttcgaaacgcgtcagtgtagtgtggtagatgggtttgtgtgatttgtgtgcgttcttacagtgtggaacacgcatattttgtataaacttagctacgagtatcataaggtcgcgggtgagcaaagaaattattttagttcaatgaGTTCACGTCTAAAACGGTTGAGCTCTACTCGTTTTCCACGGTCGTTGGTCAAATAAAACAATTGCTTCTTTCAGACATCGTTGAAACTCCTTTGTCATATTGCATAAAGAGCGACACTAAGAATTCGCGGAAGATGTATGGAGATGGGGAGTCGTGTCCAGTATTCTGTCCTACCCACTATCGGCCAGTTTGCGGTGCTTCCAAGATAAGGGACTACGTGTATAGAGCCTTTACTAACGGGTGTCAACTGGACATGCTGAATTGCCGAGGGGATGAGGAAGTGTCaggtaatacaatacaatgttttcaactttcgtgattttcactcatggtcaaaataccacaacctctactcgtgaccatggccactgtaatgtggatgaaacgtcgaggtaaatattactcgtgtcagACATAGGCATCCACGGGGcaaaggtggtaggaccttgtgcaaagtccgcccggattgctaccaccatcttgctcgctaatcctgccgtgaaacagcagtgcttgcactgttgtgtttcggcgtggagagtaagacagccggtgaaattacgggcacttgaggtatcccatcttaggcctctaggttggcaacgcatctgcaatccccctggtgttgcaggtgtctatgggcggtggtgatctcttatcatcaggagacccacttgctcgtttgccatccagttgaataaaaaaaaaaaaaagacaagtaGTGAGTTCCTATATCGATATTCTCAATTATCGATGCTTGTTCCAATATACTAGTGATCACTCGCCAGTTTTGTtagtaaaaatatgtttttattaaaagtgtaaaaaattaacaaaataataacgtaattcttttcttttttataacgATTTTTGATACTCCATCAtaattgtttttcttaattactGTTGTTAAAATAAACGATCAGAATTTGTTCCAAATTTTCGGGCGTTTAACGTCTCTGTCTTGACTGATGAATCTATTTCAGGTGGCTacatgacaaataaataaattaattaaaatatgcttTGTGTGAACTTAATACTCGTTATCAGAacaattcttaaaaaaatacacacaatacTGGGGGCGATTACTAGTATATGGGACAAGTATCGATAATTGA is a window of Choristoneura fumiferana chromosome 23, NRCan_CFum_1, whole genome shotgun sequence DNA encoding:
- the Kaz-m1 gene encoding kazal-type protease inhibitor m1 translates to MISLTRVVAFAFITISPSYSSPCDTECPQEKDVVCGFNPLSKTYKMYAGRCAMSKFIACNKFNEFTSKTVELYSFSTVVGQIKQLLLSDIVETPLSYCIKSDTKNSRKMYGDGESCPVFCPTHYRPVCGASKIRDYVYRAFTNGCQLDMLNCRGDEEVSGYVEVPLSFCPNHYMKNIFKDQIVGSNIPEYRDYDH